In Desulfobulbus oralis, one DNA window encodes the following:
- the casB gene encoding type I-E CRISPR-associated protein Cse2/CasB, with product MSDLMDFLQRNAANKGVMATLRYALADKTEIRAWPLLAGLKGIGPSQQARAVRTVAALFAYHPQPCDEGNMGTVCRRLCGADEHTWESTDGQGRTVAPGPMSRRFMYLLSADREEICARTARVVLYAKSKEIPVNYATLEKDLASWPRARAAWASTFWGTEQTKEKVGEETA from the coding sequence ATGAGCGATTTGATGGACTTTTTGCAGCGCAACGCAGCCAACAAAGGGGTGATGGCGACCTTGCGTTATGCCCTGGCAGACAAGACGGAAATACGGGCCTGGCCCCTGCTGGCAGGTTTGAAAGGTATTGGCCCAAGCCAGCAGGCGAGGGCAGTGCGCACCGTGGCTGCGCTGTTTGCCTATCATCCGCAACCCTGCGACGAGGGCAATATGGGTACGGTCTGTCGCCGTCTCTGCGGCGCAGACGAGCACACCTGGGAAAGCACGGACGGACAGGGCAGAACCGTAGCGCCAGGCCCTATGAGTCGGCGTTTCATGTACCTGCTCAGCGCGGATAGAGAGGAAATTTGCGCCCGAACAGCTCGGGTGGTTTTGTACGCAAAAAGCAAGGAAATCCCTGTCAACTATGCGACTCTGGAAAAAGATCTGGCCTCCTGGCCCAGAGCGCGTGCGGCTTGGGCTTCCACCTTTTGGGGCACTGAACAGACTAAGGAAAAAGTCGGGGAGGAAACGGCATGA
- the cas5e gene encoding type I-E CRISPR-associated protein Cas5/CasD has translation MSSESACLVLRLEGPLQSWGVVSQFNHRLTSLLPTRSAVTGLLCAALGLERGSQAEADFLTRCNRLHMRAVVLPLVVETGETQKNLPVRRLEDYHTVKDTLKASGAIKDCHITWRQYLLDAAFRVFLQGDRVTLEETAAALQDPVWGVWLGRKACIPSAPVFAGLYASEDEALQSALPLPLERYTAVLDAPSFAEGDDSVPDMPLSFDSAGRRFGLRRTQTVHGH, from the coding sequence ATGTCGTCTGAAAGCGCCTGCCTGGTTTTGCGACTGGAAGGTCCCCTACAATCTTGGGGCGTGGTCAGTCAGTTCAATCACCGCCTGACCAGCCTGCTGCCCACCCGCAGCGCGGTGACAGGTCTTCTTTGTGCAGCCCTGGGTCTGGAGCGAGGTTCACAGGCGGAGGCAGATTTTCTGACTCGCTGCAACCGCCTGCACATGCGGGCCGTGGTGCTGCCGCTCGTCGTGGAGACTGGAGAAACACAAAAAAACCTGCCTGTGCGCCGTCTGGAAGATTATCACACTGTGAAGGATACACTCAAGGCAAGTGGCGCAATCAAAGACTGCCACATTACGTGGCGGCAGTATCTGCTCGACGCTGCTTTTCGTGTGTTCTTACAGGGCGACCGGGTGACACTGGAAGAGACGGCTGCAGCCCTGCAAGACCCGGTGTGGGGCGTCTGGCTGGGACGCAAGGCCTGTATTCCTTCAGCCCCGGTATTCGCTGGCTTGTACGCCAGTGAAGACGAAGCCTTACAAAGTGCTCTGCCCTTGCCGCTGGAGCGTTATACCGCCGTCCTTGACGCCCCATCCTTTGCGGAAGGCGACGACAGTGTGCCAGATATGCCGCTTTCTTTCGATTCAGCAGGCCGCCGCTTTGGCCTGCGGCGCACACAAACCGTCCACGGACACTGA
- the cas1e gene encoding type I-E CRISPR-associated endonuclease Cas1e, giving the protein MRLDSEVIAIKERSSMLALAYGRLDVEDGALVLVDVNGVRMQIPVGGLACIMLEPGTTVTHAAIALAADCGTLLLWIGEGGVRLYSAGQPGGARADRLLYQARLALDPALRLKVVRAMYTLRFGEEPPSRRSVEQLRGIEGARVREMYKQLAARYRLKWGRRSYNPQDWDAADPLNQALSVANHCLYGVCEAAVLAAGYAPAVGFIHTGKPLSFVYDIADLFKFETVVPAAFRTIGEKRADVAREVRLRCRDLFREQKLLSRIIPVIEEVLAAAGENLPQAHPEAVPVAFPDKEGLGDVGHRH; this is encoded by the coding sequence ATGCGTCTCGATTCCGAAGTGATTGCCATCAAGGAGCGCAGCAGCATGCTTGCCCTGGCCTATGGCCGTCTGGATGTGGAAGACGGCGCCCTGGTGCTGGTTGATGTCAACGGCGTGCGCATGCAGATTCCCGTGGGCGGACTGGCCTGCATCATGCTGGAACCGGGCACCACGGTAACCCATGCAGCCATTGCCCTGGCCGCAGATTGTGGCACCTTGCTGCTCTGGATCGGCGAGGGCGGTGTCCGCCTGTACTCTGCCGGGCAACCCGGCGGTGCCCGGGCAGACCGGCTGCTCTATCAGGCCAGGCTGGCGCTGGATCCTGCGCTGCGCCTGAAGGTGGTGCGCGCCATGTATACCTTACGCTTTGGCGAAGAGCCGCCCAGCCGCCGGAGCGTTGAGCAGCTTCGCGGCATTGAAGGCGCACGGGTCCGGGAGATGTACAAGCAGCTGGCCGCGCGCTATCGCCTGAAATGGGGCCGGCGCAGCTACAACCCGCAGGACTGGGACGCCGCCGACCCGCTCAATCAGGCGCTCAGCGTTGCCAATCACTGCCTCTACGGTGTCTGCGAGGCAGCGGTGCTGGCTGCCGGTTATGCGCCTGCCGTGGGCTTCATCCACACAGGAAAACCGCTCTCCTTTGTGTACGACATTGCGGATCTGTTCAAGTTCGAGACGGTCGTGCCCGCAGCCTTCCGCACGATCGGCGAAAAGCGGGCTGATGTGGCCCGCGAGGTGCGCCTGCGCTGCCGCGATCTGTTTCGCGAGCAGAAGCTACTGAGCCGCATCATCCCGGTGATCGAGGAGGTGCTGGCCGCTGCCGGCGAAAACCTGCCGCAGGCACATCCGGAAGCCGTACCGGTGGCCTTTCCCGACAAGGAGGGACTGGGTGATGTTGGTCATCGTCACTGA
- a CDS encoding ferredoxin produces MAKQVEINQGDCLGCETCVELCPDVFGFNEDLGKAEVLKAEGGDEKAVEEAVASCPAGCIIFE; encoded by the coding sequence ATGGCAAAGCAAGTGGAAATCAATCAGGGCGATTGTCTGGGCTGCGAAACCTGCGTGGAGCTGTGCCCGGATGTATTCGGTTTCAATGAAGATCTGGGCAAGGCCGAGGTACTGAAGGCCGAAGGCGGCGACGAAAAGGCCGTTGAGGAAGCCGTCGCCTCCTGCCCGGCCGGATGCATCATCTTTGAATGA
- a CDS encoding CRISPR-associated endonuclease Cas3'' gives MHFVYWGKRSRGEQGHWHHLCHHGLDAAAVTQALLRKNPLWQARIQALSPYAPGPTKALLLFLAACHDLGKFADAFQFCLPPETIWTPALQRSRPVCLPPTQHHTGLGLTIWAELCPQDFLPLPDAYTLEPLLTAALAHHGWPRPPLAASQGARLEPRVKADVQAYLQEVAALFALTPFPEVDDHALNRLSLVAAGLFILADWVASNARWFGPDHHWLDARTYFPKAQQRAAQALDDLPFLKEAAPGSAKDFHTILPHLAGCMPSAMQQAILDLPQPEGPELLIVEDLSGGGKTEAALLAARRFLQGGQGRGLYVGLPTMATADAMYRRLAGSYRTLFAGPASLILAHGASALNEDFQDSIMPDAGDDGHLEAGGALCAQWLADNRKKALLSPCGVGTIDQALLAVLKTRHQALRLFGLGRSVFIGDEVHAFDEYTGTLLKNLLTLHAAMGGSAVLLSATLPHKLRQSFVDAWRTGRVQYGEKARAAPLISTDFPLLTRITDTDKWELRVGEPNSKGQGLRRKEDVQVRLVHEEDAMYAALQAAVTAESL, from the coding sequence ATGCATTTTGTATACTGGGGCAAACGAAGCCGGGGAGAACAGGGCCACTGGCACCATCTGTGTCATCATGGCCTGGATGCAGCGGCCGTGACCCAGGCACTGCTGCGGAAAAATCCGCTCTGGCAGGCACGGATACAGGCACTTTCGCCGTATGCTCCCGGGCCAACGAAAGCGCTGCTGCTTTTTCTGGCCGCCTGCCACGATCTGGGGAAATTTGCCGATGCCTTCCAGTTCTGCCTGCCGCCCGAGACGATCTGGACACCAGCCCTGCAACGCAGCCGTCCCGTATGTTTGCCGCCAACGCAGCATCATACCGGGCTTGGCCTGACCATTTGGGCAGAGCTCTGCCCGCAGGATTTTCTGCCCCTGCCCGATGCCTACACCCTGGAGCCGCTTCTGACCGCAGCCTTGGCACACCATGGCTGGCCGCGCCCGCCGCTCGCGGCCAGTCAGGGCGCCAGGCTGGAGCCGCGGGTCAAGGCGGATGTACAGGCCTATCTGCAAGAGGTGGCAGCACTTTTTGCCCTGACACCTTTCCCGGAAGTGGACGACCATGCCCTGAACCGGCTTTCCTTGGTGGCTGCCGGGCTGTTTATTCTGGCTGACTGGGTGGCCTCCAATGCCCGCTGGTTTGGACCGGATCACCACTGGCTTGACGCCAGGACCTATTTCCCGAAGGCGCAGCAGAGAGCCGCGCAGGCACTGGATGATCTGCCCTTTCTGAAAGAAGCCGCACCCGGCAGTGCCAAGGATTTTCACACAATTCTCCCCCATCTGGCCGGATGTATGCCCAGCGCCATGCAGCAGGCCATTCTGGATCTGCCGCAACCCGAGGGGCCGGAACTGCTGATTGTCGAGGACCTGAGCGGTGGCGGCAAAACCGAGGCCGCACTTTTGGCTGCCCGGCGTTTTCTGCAGGGCGGCCAGGGCCGGGGCCTGTATGTGGGCCTGCCCACCATGGCCACGGCAGACGCCATGTACAGGCGCCTGGCGGGCAGCTATCGGACGCTTTTTGCCGGTCCGGCCTCCCTGATACTGGCCCACGGTGCAAGCGCGCTCAACGAGGATTTCCAGGACAGCATCATGCCCGATGCGGGCGACGATGGTCACCTGGAGGCCGGAGGCGCACTCTGCGCGCAATGGCTGGCCGACAACCGCAAGAAGGCGCTCTTGAGTCCCTGCGGCGTGGGCACCATTGATCAGGCCCTGCTGGCGGTGCTCAAGACCCGGCATCAGGCCCTGCGACTCTTCGGCCTGGGCCGCTCGGTGTTCATCGGCGACGAGGTGCACGCCTTTGACGAATACACCGGCACGCTTCTGAAAAATCTCTTGACCTTGCACGCTGCCATGGGCGGCAGCGCCGTGCTGCTGTCGGCCACTCTGCCGCACAAACTGCGTCAGTCCTTTGTGGATGCCTGGCGGACAGGCCGGGTGCAATATGGCGAAAAAGCTCGGGCCGCGCCTTTGATTTCCACGGATTTTCCGCTGCTGACCCGGATAACGGACACAGACAAGTGGGAATTGAGGGTAGGGGAGCCAAACAGTAAGGGCCAAGGCCTGCGCCGCAAGGAGGATGTGCAGGTGCGTCTGGTGCACGAGGAAGACGCTATGTACGCGGCCCTGCAAGCGGCAGTGACAGCAGAATCTTTGTAG
- a CDS encoding CRISPR-associated helicase/endonuclease Cas3, protein MHQKTFLHDWAKTRDGKPGISVRQHLLAVTCVAEELLRHFPRFCTIHGIPGSIVHFLAAVHDVGKISLDFLQKSPAWLREQGLEEQAHDKNWPGIYHRWHPLISQESLQLFLQNLQLPVESAFMWGAVVGIHHGRLVKAYTSRPFRSDLHSKPLEDERQQCLREMWERCGSPALPAVKKEDTRLWSIAGLITLADWIGSDEQFFPADIELSEDELRRRAEAAVLSTGLGLPPMCTGLSFAEIFSGNKPYPLQQMVAETITGPGIYIIEAPMGMGKTEAVLFAASHLLRQGQASGLFFALPTQATSNRMFLRLAQFARIICPKAAPTQLIHGNSWLLDDLKELAVPASPDAGDKGSPLSTDSLWFNTTRRALFAPFGVGTIDQALLSVLAVKHFPLRRFALTGKIVILDEVHTYDVYTGRLIQHLCNELEKLGCTVIVLSATLTDTMRCNLLGLSGENEDAGVPNTRITGRVQDKKIKPVCPPSRPDVQVCIVHASEAEARQQALDLAKQGAQVLWVCDTVAHAQNAFRSLREQADTPLPLGLLHSRFPFFMRTRLEEIWLTRFGPQGTRQGGAILVSTQVVEQSVDLDADVLFSELAPTDMLLQRLGRLWRHERAGRPLPAPLLCLLRESANLEELCSMTANDIKKTLGDKAFVYKPYVLLRSLEQWEPLGSLALPSDIRPLMAATYADKECPPGWEDLADEVRGTAAAAKQLADMGANIWQVALEDDAGLCTRLSDNEDYTFVLCRADTGKSICLLEESILVVLDKKGISLQAAKHLHRNTIKISSRHFAVPPNDTRLDSCFIDGCILVHEDGRAEVAGLKPGRGLAWDEQLGIILNKEGV, encoded by the coding sequence ATGCACCAGAAAACATTTTTGCACGATTGGGCAAAAACGCGCGATGGCAAGCCCGGCATTTCCGTGCGCCAACATCTTTTGGCAGTTACCTGCGTGGCGGAAGAACTCTTACGCCACTTTCCCCGTTTCTGCACCATTCACGGCATACCTGGGTCGATTGTACATTTTTTGGCGGCGGTTCACGATGTGGGAAAAATTTCCCTGGATTTTCTACAAAAAAGCCCCGCCTGGCTGCGTGAGCAGGGGCTTGAGGAACAGGCACACGACAAAAACTGGCCGGGCATTTACCATCGCTGGCATCCTTTGATTTCGCAGGAAAGCCTACAGTTGTTTCTGCAAAACTTGCAACTGCCCGTGGAAAGTGCCTTTATGTGGGGTGCTGTTGTGGGCATCCACCACGGGCGCTTGGTGAAAGCATACACCTCCCGGCCTTTCCGGTCTGATTTGCATAGCAAACCTCTGGAAGACGAACGCCAACAGTGCCTGCGTGAAATGTGGGAGCGCTGCGGCAGCCCTGCCTTGCCCGCGGTCAAAAAAGAAGACACTCGTCTGTGGAGCATTGCCGGACTGATCACCTTGGCCGACTGGATTGGTTCAGACGAGCAATTTTTCCCGGCAGACATTGAACTGTCGGAAGACGAACTGCGCCGCCGGGCCGAAGCAGCGGTGCTGTCCACGGGGCTGGGGCTGCCGCCAATGTGCACGGGGCTATCCTTTGCGGAGATATTTTCGGGTAATAAGCCCTATCCCTTACAGCAAATGGTAGCAGAGACTATTACTGGGCCAGGCATCTATATCATAGAGGCGCCCATGGGAATGGGTAAGACTGAAGCCGTCCTATTTGCCGCCAGCCATCTCTTGCGGCAGGGGCAGGCAAGTGGTTTGTTCTTTGCGCTGCCCACCCAGGCCACCAGTAACCGTATGTTTCTGCGGCTTGCACAGTTTGCCCGTATCATTTGTCCAAAAGCAGCCCCGACCCAGCTCATCCATGGCAATTCCTGGCTGCTTGACGACCTGAAGGAGCTTGCCGTGCCGGCTTCGCCCGATGCTGGTGACAAGGGCTCGCCGCTATCCACTGATTCGCTCTGGTTCAACACCACGCGTCGAGCACTCTTTGCTCCTTTTGGTGTGGGCACCATTGATCAGGCCTTGCTGTCTGTACTAGCGGTCAAGCATTTTCCTCTGCGCCGTTTTGCCCTGACTGGGAAAATCGTCATTCTGGACGAAGTGCATACCTATGATGTGTACACAGGCCGTCTCATTCAACACCTGTGCAATGAATTAGAAAAACTGGGCTGCACGGTCATTGTCCTGTCGGCCACGCTGACCGATACAATGCGTTGCAACTTACTGGGACTGTCCGGCGAAAACGAAGATGCTGGCGTACCGAACACTCGCATTACCGGGCGCGTTCAAGACAAAAAGATTAAACCTGTCTGTCCGCCTTCCAGGCCGGATGTACAGGTGTGCATCGTCCATGCCAGCGAAGCCGAAGCCAGGCAGCAAGCTCTGGATCTGGCCAAACAGGGAGCACAGGTGCTTTGGGTGTGCGATACTGTGGCCCACGCCCAAAACGCCTTCCGATCCTTGCGCGAACAGGCAGACACACCCCTGCCGCTGGGACTGCTCCATTCCCGCTTTCCCTTTTTTATGCGAACACGTCTGGAGGAAATATGGCTGACCCGCTTTGGCCCGCAGGGAACACGACAGGGTGGTGCTATTCTGGTGTCCACCCAAGTAGTAGAGCAGAGCGTGGATCTGGATGCCGATGTGCTTTTCTCCGAACTGGCGCCCACCGATATGCTGTTGCAGCGGTTGGGACGTTTGTGGCGTCATGAGCGCGCCGGCAGGCCCTTGCCAGCGCCCTTGCTCTGTCTGCTGCGCGAGTCGGCCAACCTGGAGGAGCTGTGCAGCATGACTGCCAACGACATCAAAAAAACTTTAGGCGACAAGGCTTTTGTCTATAAACCCTATGTGCTGCTGCGCTCGCTGGAGCAGTGGGAGCCGCTGGGATCTTTGGCTCTGCCGTCTGACATTCGGCCGCTGATGGCCGCCACCTACGCAGACAAGGAATGCCCGCCCGGGTGGGAAGACCTAGCCGACGAAGTCCGGGGCACAGCCGCTGCCGCCAAACAGCTGGCAGACATGGGCGCCAACATCTGGCAAGTGGCGCTGGAAGATGATGCGGGCCTGTGTACTCGCCTTTCAGATAACGAAGACTATACTTTTGTACTGTGCCGCGCCGACACAGGCAAAAGCATTTGTCTCTTGGAGGAATCCATTCTCGTTGTGCTGGACAAAAAAGGAATTTCCCTGCAAGCTGCCAAGCACTTGCACCGCAACACCATAAAAATATCGTCCCGACATTTTGCAGTGCCTCCCAATGATACTCGCCTTGACTCTTGCTTCATTGACGGCTGCATTCTGGTGCATGAAGATGGCCGGGCGGAAGTGGCAGGGCTCAAGCCTGGCCGAGGTCTGGCTTGGGACGAGCAGCTTGGTATTATTCTCAACAAAGAGGGCGTATGA
- the cas6e gene encoding type I-E CRISPR-associated protein Cas6/Cse3/CasE yields MTWLARMILHKEDLARRHISDTYAWHRVVWDCFPGRPDANRDFLLRLDWVNDCCRVYVLSMTEPIRPSWCLPEAWGLKGVAPSFLQHSIYGFDLLANPTRMVHVFDANGQRRKNGRRLALLHEDEQRRWLTAKAEQHGFRLEENAPLGIDEIGTLPFRRKQSTGTHIGVRFRGMLRVIDRKLFTEAFHCGIGTAKAFGFGMLLLQPIS; encoded by the coding sequence ATGACATGGCTTGCCCGCATGATTTTGCACAAGGAAGATCTAGCTCGTCGCCATATTTCTGACACCTATGCCTGGCACCGGGTAGTGTGGGATTGTTTTCCAGGCAGACCGGATGCAAACCGGGATTTTCTGCTGCGCCTGGATTGGGTGAATGACTGCTGCCGCGTGTATGTGCTCTCCATGACGGAACCCATCAGGCCGAGCTGGTGCCTGCCTGAGGCCTGGGGCCTGAAAGGTGTTGCGCCTTCATTTTTACAGCACAGCATTTATGGCTTTGACCTCCTGGCCAATCCCACCCGCATGGTACATGTCTTTGACGCAAACGGGCAGCGCCGCAAAAATGGTAGGCGACTGGCCCTGCTGCACGAAGATGAACAGCGGCGTTGGTTGACGGCTAAGGCTGAGCAACACGGCTTCCGACTGGAAGAAAACGCGCCTTTAGGGATCGACGAAATCGGTACACTGCCGTTCAGGCGCAAGCAGTCCACCGGCACCCATATTGGTGTGCGCTTTCGTGGTATGTTGCGCGTCATCGACCGGAAGCTTTTTACTGAGGCTTTTCATTGTGGCATCGGCACGGCCAAGGCCTTTGGCTTTGGCATGTTGCTGCTTCAACCGATTTCCTGA
- a CDS encoding type I-E CRISPR-associated protein Cse1/CasA: MNLAFSPWIPCIRDDGSSCLASLADCLCGASLVDVAVRPHERVALMRLFLCVAYAACGIPENYDAWLTLRQRLPEAVTHYLKQWHDSFELFHPKKPFLQVAGLCSASKPKNGKKKTADDADVDGAGEGGQVAAAKLDFALAAGNNSTLFDHSGSDQARTFPHERLALGLLTYQNFSPGGQIGSVIWGDVITSRSSNDAPCAPLSMLHTFLRGHNLPESICLNMASVDELDAYTSLGTGWQGRPLWEMFPHGPKDKDAVHNATRTFLGRLVPLARTILLARDGRTMLLGNGLTFPSFTSSQNPFPAEFSATVITHKKRNKEEQTLLGIQSGRAIWRQLHALTVKRHNGVGGCIALAHCDDSDASLGADIVVDGFARDKAKIVDTVESVFHVPGIMLRDMGHATYEEEVKRAEEMERELGNAVETWRAVIDGGWALRLKIAGKDKNKVCIRLRALACRNYWTAVEHGLPLLFQIVAFLDTPDFRPKQLAWSKLLGRSAMQAYASACSQDNERQLRGFVAGKKFLWSRARKILEQPDKEGA, translated from the coding sequence ATGAATCTTGCATTTTCCCCTTGGATTCCCTGTATTCGGGATGATGGCAGCTCCTGCCTGGCATCGCTTGCCGATTGTCTGTGCGGTGCGAGCCTTGTGGACGTGGCTGTGCGTCCCCACGAACGCGTGGCCCTGATGCGGCTGTTCCTATGCGTAGCCTATGCGGCCTGCGGCATCCCGGAAAATTACGACGCCTGGTTGACCCTACGGCAGCGTCTGCCCGAAGCCGTGACCCACTACCTGAAACAGTGGCACGACAGTTTTGAGCTGTTCCACCCCAAAAAGCCGTTTTTGCAGGTAGCCGGTTTGTGCAGCGCCTCAAAACCGAAAAACGGTAAAAAGAAAACGGCTGACGATGCCGACGTGGATGGCGCTGGGGAAGGCGGGCAGGTTGCTGCCGCCAAACTGGATTTTGCCTTGGCCGCTGGTAACAATTCCACCTTGTTTGACCATAGCGGCAGCGACCAGGCGCGCACATTTCCTCATGAACGACTCGCGCTGGGCCTCCTAACTTACCAGAACTTCAGCCCAGGTGGCCAGATTGGTTCTGTCATCTGGGGGGACGTCATCACATCCCGTAGCTCCAATGACGCGCCCTGTGCGCCATTGTCCATGCTCCACACCTTTCTGCGCGGACACAATCTGCCGGAAAGCATATGCCTCAACATGGCCAGCGTGGATGAGCTGGATGCGTATACGAGCCTGGGCACAGGCTGGCAAGGCCGACCGCTGTGGGAAATGTTTCCGCACGGGCCGAAAGACAAAGATGCGGTACATAATGCTACAAGGACTTTTCTGGGCCGTCTGGTACCGCTGGCCCGGACCATTTTGCTTGCCAGGGATGGCAGAACCATGCTGCTGGGCAACGGCCTGACCTTCCCATCGTTTACCAGCTCCCAAAACCCATTTCCCGCGGAATTCAGTGCCACGGTTATCACCCACAAGAAAAGGAACAAGGAGGAGCAGACGCTTTTGGGCATTCAGTCTGGCCGGGCGATATGGCGGCAATTGCATGCCCTGACGGTCAAGCGCCATAACGGCGTCGGTGGCTGCATCGCACTGGCACACTGCGACGACAGTGATGCCTCGCTGGGCGCGGATATCGTGGTGGACGGTTTCGCTCGTGATAAGGCCAAGATCGTGGATACTGTGGAATCGGTTTTTCATGTACCAGGCATCATGCTTCGGGATATGGGGCACGCCACCTATGAGGAGGAAGTAAAGAGAGCTGAAGAAATGGAGCGCGAGCTGGGCAATGCTGTGGAAACATGGCGTGCTGTCATTGACGGTGGCTGGGCCTTGCGCCTGAAAATTGCCGGCAAAGATAAGAATAAAGTATGCATTCGACTGCGCGCCCTGGCCTGCCGCAATTACTGGACTGCAGTGGAACACGGCCTTCCGCTCTTGTTTCAGATAGTCGCCTTTTTGGACACGCCGGATTTTCGCCCGAAGCAGCTCGCCTGGAGCAAACTTTTGGGGCGAAGTGCCATGCAGGCCTATGCCTCGGCCTGCAGTCAGGACAACGAACGCCAGCTGCGGGGCTTTGTTGCGGGCAAAAAATTCTTGTGGAGCCGAGCGCGCAAGATACTGGAACAACCAGACAAGGAGGGAGCATGA
- the cas2e gene encoding type I-E CRISPR-associated endoribonuclease Cas2e, translating into MLVIVTELAPPRLRGFLARWLLEVRAGVYVGNYSVRVRDRLWAVVTEQIEDGNAVMAWSANNESGFSFVTAGRNRREPVDFDGFSLVRFLPEIPEGN; encoded by the coding sequence ATGTTGGTCATCGTCACTGAACTGGCGCCACCCAGGCTGCGCGGATTTCTGGCACGCTGGCTTTTGGAAGTACGGGCCGGCGTATATGTGGGCAATTACTCGGTTCGCGTCCGAGACCGACTGTGGGCAGTGGTGACCGAGCAGATCGAGGATGGCAATGCGGTCATGGCCTGGAGCGCCAACAACGAATCGGGCTTTTCTTTTGTGACCGCAGGTCGAAACCGACGGGAACCGGTCGATTTTGACGGTTTTTCTCTGGTGCGTTTTTTACCCGAGATACCGGAGGGAAATTAG
- the cas7e gene encoding type I-E CRISPR-associated protein Cas7/Cse4/CasC has product MKHLELHILQSVPVACLNRDDFGSPKTAFFGGVPRARVSSQCWKRAARELMREDVPERFGGQRTRLVIAPLRNHLMQRGLSPEEAQQGAEALGTALNKLDTPPERIKTLFFTSPQELEILATTYAEKRDAKKAVKSLAKAGLKDAADIALFGRMVANDPSLTLEGAAMFSHALSTHRAVNEIDFFAAVDDLQPKDEAGAGMTGTLEFNSATYYRFAALNLDMLADAVHLGQLDRAERQKVVCSFMRATLWAMPSARKNSMNATTLPSFVLVVVREKGHPVQLVNAFEKPVWYPQGGLMAASREKLEQEYATLQVTWGLAAAAEYRIPDQPLTKVLEEVKQYVV; this is encoded by the coding sequence ATGAAACACCTTGAACTGCATATACTCCAATCCGTCCCTGTGGCCTGCCTTAATCGTGATGACTTCGGCTCCCCAAAAACAGCCTTCTTTGGCGGCGTACCCCGCGCCCGGGTTTCCAGCCAATGCTGGAAGCGGGCGGCGCGGGAATTGATGCGGGAGGATGTGCCTGAGCGTTTTGGTGGCCAACGAACCCGTTTGGTGATCGCACCCTTGCGCAACCATTTGATGCAACGCGGTCTTTCGCCAGAAGAAGCGCAGCAGGGGGCAGAGGCGCTGGGCACGGCACTGAATAAATTGGACACACCGCCAGAACGCATTAAAACGCTGTTCTTCACCTCTCCACAGGAGCTGGAAATTCTGGCTACTACCTATGCGGAAAAAAGGGATGCCAAGAAAGCGGTGAAATCTCTTGCCAAAGCTGGTTTGAAGGATGCTGCCGACATTGCCCTCTTTGGCCGTATGGTGGCAAATGACCCCTCTCTCACGCTGGAAGGTGCGGCCATGTTCAGCCACGCGCTATCCACCCATCGGGCGGTCAATGAAATTGACTTTTTCGCCGCTGTGGACGACCTCCAGCCGAAAGATGAAGCCGGTGCAGGCATGACCGGCACGCTGGAATTCAATTCCGCCACCTATTACCGCTTTGCCGCACTTAATTTGGATATGCTGGCCGATGCTGTCCATCTGGGACAGCTTGACCGGGCAGAGCGGCAAAAAGTGGTGTGCTCTTTTATGCGCGCTACGCTCTGGGCCATGCCCTCAGCCAGAAAAAATTCCATGAATGCCACCACATTGCCGTCTTTTGTGTTGGTGGTAGTGCGTGAAAAAGGCCATCCGGTGCAACTGGTCAACGCCTTTGAAAAGCCGGTGTGGTATCCGCAGGGTGGGTTGATGGCCGCATCACGGGAAAAGTTGGAACAGGAATATGCCACTCTGCAGGTGACTTGGGGTTTGGCGGCGGCGGCCGAATACCGTATTCCCGACCAGCCTTTGACTAAGGTACTGGAGGAGGTGAAACAGTATGTCGTCTGA
- a CDS encoding Lrp/AsnC family transcriptional regulator → MITAFILMNVRRDAINETAQKLQGINGISEVYSVSGRYDLIAIARVPSSDDLAALVTSRMPILDAILATETMLAFKSYSRHDLEAMFSVGME, encoded by the coding sequence ATGATTACAGCCTTCATTCTCATGAACGTCAGGCGGGACGCCATTAATGAAACCGCGCAGAAACTTCAGGGAATCAATGGGATCAGCGAAGTGTACTCGGTCAGCGGCCGATACGATCTGATAGCGATTGCGCGCGTGCCGAGCAGCGATGATCTGGCTGCTCTGGTGACGAGCCGGATGCCCATACTCGACGCCATCCTTGCCACAGAGACCATGCTGGCCTTCAAAAGTTATTCCCGCCACGATCTCGAAGCCATGTTCAGTGTCGGCATGGAATAG